One stretch of Maylandia zebra isolate NMK-2024a linkage group LG13, Mzebra_GT3a, whole genome shotgun sequence DNA includes these proteins:
- the pla2g12b gene encoding group XIIB secretory phospholipase A2-like protein isoform X1, whose product MLLRTVVLLLLCLSTGTCATLGYYQTDAKEDGGPAAESVVAAEDASVDVAKEGVTAVEVGDSSSAEANAGNSVFGDKPLREIGVKGSQSGDKHEEDVQVVAEGATVKESVPGSDGPPGDSPALKAFTKEAKSLEQPSSGEEANEIRPVQTNKSQKTAQEQEDSSWGLNSIRNHFQTAHGYFDSLVELVGGHNGVCEYRCRRYGELPQPRPGFQLSEPNGCSTSLVGFQVNAALDLGIPAMTKCCNQLDMCYENCGTSKYDCDSRFRSCLHGICSDLKKSLGFVSKVQACESMADALYNTVWTLGCRPYMNSQRAACVCEGEERDEL is encoded by the exons ATGCTGCTTCGGACTGTTGTCCTGCTCCTCCTCTGCCTGTCCACAGGGACGTGTGCCACTTTAGGCTACTACCAGACTGACGCAAAGGAGGACGGAGGCCCTGCTGCTGAGTCAGTTGTCGCTGCCGAAGATGCCTCTGTTGACGTAGCCAAAGAAGGTGTCACTGCTGTTGAAGTAGGTGATTCATCTTCAGCTGAGGCAAACGCAGGTAACAGCGTTTTTGGTGACAAACCGCTGCGTGAAATAGGTGTGAAGGGTAGCCAATCAGGTGACAAACATGAAGAAGATGTCCAGGTGGTAGCAGAAGGTGCTACAGTCAAAGAATCAGTGCCAGGCAGTGATGGGCCTCCTGGAGACAGCCCTGCTCTGAAAGCTTTTACTAAAGAAGCTAAGAGCCTGGAACAACCTTCTTCTGGGGAAGAGGCGAATGAGATCAGACCAGTTCAGACAAACAAGTCCCAGAaaacagcacaggaacaagaagACAGCAGCTGGGGCCTCAACTCTATTAGAAATCATTTCCAGACTGCGCACGGATACTTCGACTCCCTGGTGGAACTGGTCGGTGGACACAATGGTGTTTGTGAGTACCGCTGCAGAAGATATG GAGAACTTCCTCAACCTCGTCCTGGCTTCCAGCTCTCAGAGCCCAACGGCTGCAGCACCTCTCTGGTGGGATTCCAGGTGAATGCTGCT CTTGACCTGGGGATCCCTGCTATGACAAAGTGCTGCAACCAGCTTGACATGTGCTACGAAAACTGCGGTACGAGCAAGTACGACTGTGACTCCAGGTTTCGCTCGTGCCTGCATGGCATCTGCTCTGACCTTAAGAAGAGTCTGGGGTTTGTTTCGAAAGTGCAAG CCTGTGAATCGATGGCAGACGCTCTCTACAACACAGTTTGGACTCTTGGTTGCAGACCTTACATGAACAGCCAGAGGGCAGCGTGTGTCTGCGAGGGAGAGGAGAGGGATGAACTGTGA
- the pla2g12b gene encoding group XIIB secretory phospholipase A2-like protein isoform X2: MLLRTVVLLLLCLSTGTCATLGYYQTDAKEDGGPAAESVVAAEDASVDVAKEGVTAVEVGDSSSAEANAGNSVFGDKPLREIGVKGSQSGDKHEEDVQVVAEGATVKESVPGSDGPPGDSPALKAFTKEAKSLEQPSSGEEANEIRPVQTNKSQKTAQEQEDSSWGLNSIRNHFQTAHGYFDSLVELVGGHNGVCEYRCRRYGELPQPRPGFQLSEPNGCSTSLVGFQLDLGIPAMTKCCNQLDMCYENCGTSKYDCDSRFRSCLHGICSDLKKSLGFVSKVQACESMADALYNTVWTLGCRPYMNSQRAACVCEGEERDEL, encoded by the exons ATGCTGCTTCGGACTGTTGTCCTGCTCCTCCTCTGCCTGTCCACAGGGACGTGTGCCACTTTAGGCTACTACCAGACTGACGCAAAGGAGGACGGAGGCCCTGCTGCTGAGTCAGTTGTCGCTGCCGAAGATGCCTCTGTTGACGTAGCCAAAGAAGGTGTCACTGCTGTTGAAGTAGGTGATTCATCTTCAGCTGAGGCAAACGCAGGTAACAGCGTTTTTGGTGACAAACCGCTGCGTGAAATAGGTGTGAAGGGTAGCCAATCAGGTGACAAACATGAAGAAGATGTCCAGGTGGTAGCAGAAGGTGCTACAGTCAAAGAATCAGTGCCAGGCAGTGATGGGCCTCCTGGAGACAGCCCTGCTCTGAAAGCTTTTACTAAAGAAGCTAAGAGCCTGGAACAACCTTCTTCTGGGGAAGAGGCGAATGAGATCAGACCAGTTCAGACAAACAAGTCCCAGAaaacagcacaggaacaagaagACAGCAGCTGGGGCCTCAACTCTATTAGAAATCATTTCCAGACTGCGCACGGATACTTCGACTCCCTGGTGGAACTGGTCGGTGGACACAATGGTGTTTGTGAGTACCGCTGCAGAAGATATG GAGAACTTCCTCAACCTCGTCCTGGCTTCCAGCTCTCAGAGCCCAACGGCTGCAGCACCTCTCTGGTGGGATTCCAG CTTGACCTGGGGATCCCTGCTATGACAAAGTGCTGCAACCAGCTTGACATGTGCTACGAAAACTGCGGTACGAGCAAGTACGACTGTGACTCCAGGTTTCGCTCGTGCCTGCATGGCATCTGCTCTGACCTTAAGAAGAGTCTGGGGTTTGTTTCGAAAGTGCAAG CCTGTGAATCGATGGCAGACGCTCTCTACAACACAGTTTGGACTCTTGGTTGCAGACCTTACATGAACAGCCAGAGGGCAGCGTGTGTCTGCGAGGGAGAGGAGAGGGATGAACTGTGA
- the oit3 gene encoding oncoprotein-induced transcript 3 protein codes for MIFLVITGLALEILAVAGVVLDPCSAYISLNEPWRNTDYHVNQSSGVPLCDSHVSGEWYRFTGMAGDAMPTFCISENHCGTHAPIWLNGSHPKLHEGIITLPVCASFSNNCCQWNASVDVKACPGGYFVYRLPRPSVCFHVYCGHFYDICDEADCTGPTCPQSDCRCAPGNVLGPDGQTCLDVNECDQGNGGCAEVCVNTKGSWRCECGRGRVLDEDGRTCREIAGCHVNNGGCSHGCSALLDSYQCHCPRGLELGEDKRTCQVPVQCDSSSITVSVPKDLVGGLELFLSNSSCRGVSNGTHINLNFSLKTCGTVVEVTANKIVGTNLVTGLPRSSPGSSGDLIVRTGKLVLPVTCEFPREYQVSDGYQASQRNSALELEGHSEGVFTFSLELFKDAQFSEAYRTPPQLRLHDSLFFGVEPKERVDGLSSLVESCFATPGPKADQALKYYLIRDGCIADETMTQYSSKDQLSKHYQVPVFKFIGKDNRQVFLHCQVLVCRAGDSRCAQRCRGRVRREVQTDEPQEQHALSAGPIIILP; via the exons ATGATTTTTTTGGTAATTACCGGTCTGGCGCTGGAGATTCTTGCAGTTGCAGGTGTAG TCTTGGACCCCTGCTCTGCGTACATCAGCTTGAACGAACCGTGGAGGAACACAGACTACCACGTCAACCAGTCATCCGGCGTGCCCCTGTGTGACAGCCACGTCTCCGGTGAATGGTATCGCTTCACAGGCATGGCCGGGGATGCCATGCCCACCTTCTGCATCTCCGAGAATCACTGTGGCACACACGCCCCCATTTGGCTCAATGGCAGCCACCCAAAGCTCCATGAGGGCATCATCACCCTGCCTGTCTGCGCCAGCTTCAGCAACAACTGCTGCCAGTGGAACGCCAGCGTGGATGTGAAGGCCTGTCCTGGAGGATACTTTGTGTACCGCCTGCCAAGGCCGTCAGTCTGCTTCCATGTGTACTGTGGCC ATTTCTACGATATTTGCGATGAGGCCGACTGCACGGGTCCCACGTGTCCGCAGTCTGACTGCCGCTGCGCCCCTGGAAATGTCCTGGGACCAGACGGACAAACATGCCTGG ATGTGAACGAATGCGATCAGGGCAACGGTGGCTGTGCAGAGGTATGCGTGAACACCAAAGGCTCTTGGCGCTGTGAGTGCGGACGAGGCCGTGTGCTGGATGAGGATGGACGCACCTGTAGAG AGATAGCAGGCTGTCATGTTAACAATGGAGGCTGCAGTCATGGCTGCTCCGCTCTGCTGGACTCCTATCAGTGCCACTGTCCCAGAGGGCTGGAGCTGGGAGAGGACAAGCGCACGTGTCAAg TTCCTGTCCAGTGTGATTCCAGCTCTATTACAGTATCAGTTCCTAAGGACCTTGTAGGCGGCCTGGAGCTCTTTCTCTCCAACTCATCTTGTCGGGGTGTCTCCAATGGCACACACATCAACCTCAACTTCAGCCTCAAGACATGTGGCACAGTAGTTGAG GTGACAGCTAATAAGATTGTAGGGACCAACCTGGTGACAGGTCTCCCAAGGAGCAGCCCAGGAAGCAGCGGGGACTTAATAGTCCGCACCGGCAAGTTGGTGCTCCCAGTTACCTGTGAGTTCCCCAGGGAATATCAGGTTTCAGACGGATACCAGGCAAGCCAGCGCAACTCAGCCCTAGAGCTGGAGGGCCACAGTGAGGGGGTCTTCACTTTCTCCTTAGAGCTTTTTAAGGATGCCCAGTTTTCAGAGGCCTACCGCACCCCACCCCAGCTCCGCCTGCATGACTCCCTCTTCTTTGGGGTTGAGCCTAAGGAGAGAGTGGATGGTCTCTCTTCCCTGGTGGAGAGCTGCTTTGCTACACCGGGGCCCAAAGCTGACCAGGCCCTCAAGTACTACCTCATCAGAGATGG ATGTATTGCTGATGAAACAATGACACAGTACTCGTCAAAGGACCAGCTCTCTAAGCACTACCAGGTCCCCGTCTTCAAGTTCATTGGCAAGGACAACCGA CAAGTGTTCCTGCACTGCCAGGTGCTAGTGTGCCGGGCAGGAGACTCCCGCTGTGCTCAGCGCTGTCGGGGACGCGTCCGACGGGAGGTTCAGACGGATGAACCTCAGGAGCAGCACGCATTGAGCGCAGGCCCCATCATTATCCTGCCTTAA